In Apus apus isolate bApuApu2 chromosome 5, bApuApu2.pri.cur, whole genome shotgun sequence, the following are encoded in one genomic region:
- the SVIP gene encoding small VCP/p97-interacting protein, giving the protein MGLCLPCMGGAVKDVVETPDPEVKRRQLAEAAEKRQMEASSRGIKNVQSVEQKRKKQEEIEKRIAASGSGGGGGGLRWQVG; this is encoded by the exons atggggctgtgcctgccctgcATGGGGGGAGCCGTCAAGGACGTGGTGGAGACGCCCGACCCG gAAGTAAAAAGAAGACAGCtagcagaagctgctgaaaagagacAAATGGAG GCTTCCTCTCGAGGCATTAAGAACGTTCAATCTGTagagcaaaagagaaagaaacaagaagaaatagaaaaaagaattgCAGCTTCAGgttctggaggaggaggaggaggactgaga TGGCAGGTGGGATAA